The Methanosphaera sp. BMS genome contains a region encoding:
- the porB gene encoding pyruvate synthase subunit PorB, whose translation MDIDPKEYLAPGHRACAGCGATIAVRLALKALGPNTVAVSATGCLEVVTSPYPETSWEIPWIHVAFENASAVASGVEEALKAKGLDDVNIIVIGGDGGTTDIGLQSLSGAMERGQNIIYMCYDNEAYMNTGIQRSSSTPYGASTTTSPAGKKSFGEDKFKKDMASIMAGHGIPYVATACVSEPKDLMDKVKKASQIKGPAYIHVLQPCATGWGYDPSKTIKLGKLAVNSKAWVLYEIENGVIRVTKKVTNPVPVEEYLSAQKRFKHLKEEQIKVIQEHADTKYAQLEQLSE comes from the coding sequence ATAGATATTGATCCAAAAGAATATTTAGCACCAGGACACCGTGCATGTGCAGGTTGTGGTGCAACCATTGCAGTAAGATTAGCACTAAAAGCATTAGGTCCAAACACTGTGGCAGTATCTGCAACAGGATGTCTTGAAGTAGTTACTTCACCATATCCAGAAACATCATGGGAAATACCATGGATACACGTGGCATTCGAAAATGCTTCAGCAGTAGCTAGTGGTGTGGAAGAAGCACTTAAAGCAAAAGGATTGGATGATGTAAACATAATAGTAATCGGTGGTGACGGAGGAACAACAGATATCGGTCTTCAATCATTATCAGGGGCTATGGAAAGAGGACAAAACATCATATACATGTGTTATGATAACGAAGCATACATGAACACAGGTATTCAAAGAAGTAGTTCAACACCATACGGTGCAAGTACAACAACATCACCTGCAGGTAAGAAAAGCTTCGGTGAAGACAAGTTCAAAAAGGACATGGCTTCAATCATGGCCGGTCATGGAATACCATACGTGGCAACAGCATGTGTATCCGAACCAAAAGACTTGATGGACAAAGTCAAAAAGGCATCCCAAATTAAGGGTCCTGCATACATCCACGTATTACAGCCATGTGCAACCGGTTGGGGATATGATCCATCAAAAACAATCAAACTGGGTAAACTAGCTGTTAACTCAAAAGCTTGGGTATTATATGAGATTGAAAATGGTGTAATAAGAGTAACCAAGAAAGTAACCAACCCAGTACCTGTAGAGGAATATCTTAGTGCACAAAAACGTTTCAAACACTTAAAAGAAGAACAGATCAAAGTTATCCAAGAACATGCTGATACAAAGTATGCACAACTTGAACAGCTGTCTGAATAA
- the porA gene encoding pyruvate synthase subunit PorA encodes MVVKVISSAEAISEAVKRARPDVIPVYPITPQTKISEKLADYVADGELDAHYIKVESEHSAMSAAIGASGAGVRVFTATSSQGLAYMHEPVFAAAGMRVPIVMADVNRALSSPINIWNDQQDSLAERDAGWIQIYAETGQEAFDTTIQAFKIAENKDVLLPVMVCVDGFILTHTVDPVELITQEDVDEFLPPYVPEHSYLDPKDPMSLGTLADPAHYMEIRYDIEKALQNSLSVIEEVGKEYGEKFGRTYGLIEEYKSEDAEIILIAMGSLCDTIKDVVDERRENGEKVGLIRVRVYRPFPKDALKEAVGDAKLAVIDKDVSFSSGGALYLDTKSTVNNDTYNYIVGLGGRDITPKEIDEIIEKTKNPQNDVEWIGLKE; translated from the coding sequence ATGGTTGTTAAAGTTATTTCATCAGCAGAAGCAATATCCGAAGCTGTAAAACGTGCAAGACCAGATGTAATTCCTGTATACCCAATTACGCCACAGACAAAAATATCCGAAAAACTAGCGGACTACGTTGCAGATGGTGAATTGGATGCTCATTACATTAAAGTAGAATCAGAACACAGTGCAATGAGTGCAGCTATAGGTGCATCAGGTGCTGGTGTAAGAGTATTTACAGCAACTTCAAGTCAGGGACTGGCATACATGCACGAACCAGTCTTCGCGGCAGCAGGTATGAGAGTTCCTATAGTAATGGCAGATGTAAACCGTGCATTGTCATCACCAATCAACATATGGAACGATCAACAGGATTCATTAGCTGAACGTGACGCCGGATGGATACAAATCTATGCAGAAACCGGACAGGAAGCATTCGATACAACAATACAGGCATTCAAAATTGCCGAAAACAAGGATGTACTACTGCCTGTAATGGTATGTGTAGACGGATTTATCCTAACACACACAGTAGACCCTGTAGAATTAATCACACAGGAAGATGTGGATGAATTCCTACCACCATACGTACCTGAACATTCCTACCTAGATCCTAAAGATCCAATGAGTTTAGGAACACTCGCAGATCCAGCTCATTACATGGAAATAAGATATGATATCGAAAAGGCACTACAAAATTCATTATCAGTAATCGAAGAAGTGGGAAAAGAATACGGAGAAAAATTCGGCAGAACATACGGTTTAATAGAAGAATACAAATCAGAAGATGCTGAAATTATACTCATAGCAATGGGTTCATTATGTGACACCATAAAGGATGTAGTCGACGAACGCCGTGAAAATGGTGAAAAAGTCGGTTTAATCAGAGTAAGAGTATACAGACCATTCCCAAAAGATGCTCTTAAGGAAGCTGTTGGAGACGCCAAATTAGCAGTAATAGACAAAGACGTGTCATTCAGTTCAGGTGGGGCATTATACTTAGATACAAAATCAACAGTAAATAATGATACATACAATTACATCGTAGGATTAGGTGGACGTGACATAACACCTAAAGAAATAGATGAAATCATCGAAAAAACCAAAAATCCACAAAACGATGTAGAATGGATTGGATTAAAGGAGTAA